In a genomic window of Gossypium arboreum isolate Shixiya-1 chromosome 7, ASM2569848v2, whole genome shotgun sequence:
- the LOC108461315 gene encoding protein FLX-like 2 isoform X3, with protein MGSKGRIPPPHLRRPLPGPGMVHSDPFGPGIPPRPGPFAHFDMLPPPEIMEQKLAAQHVEMQRLGTENQRIAATHGTLRQELAAAQHELQILHAQIGAVTSEREQQMRSLTDKIAKMEAELQAAEPVKVELQQAHSEAQNLVLAREELLSKVHQLNQDLQRAHVDVQRIPALMAELESLRQEYQHCRATFDYEKKLYNDHLESLQVMEKNYMTMTREVEKLRAELMNASNVDRRTVGQYGGATGNNENDASGHPVGQNAYEDSYGIHQRHGALPPAATGANAGAASVYGGTQSGSGPASMRSTYEMSRGPAYDLSRVSGYESQRVPAYNAQKGPSYDGQRTHVYDAQRGAGYDTQRGPVNDPSRGATYDAATRSLGMQHVQAAPLNNGPYGSATPPGRSGNAYEPPTRGGNPVRR; from the exons ATGGGAAGTAAAGGTCGAATTCCACCCCCTCATCTGAGGCGTCCTCTCCCTGGACCTGGCATGGTACATTCTGACCCATTTGGTCCAGGAATTCCTCCCCGTCCAGGTCCTTTTGCACATTTTGATATGTTGCCACCTCCAGAAATCATGGAACAAAAGCTTGCTGCACAGCATGTAGAGATGCAGAGACTTGGTACAGAAAACCAGAGAATTGCTGCTACCCATGGGACATTGAGACAGGAACTTGCTGCTGCACAGCATGAGTTGCAGATCTTGCATGCTCAGATAGGAGCTGTAACATCTGAAAGAGAACAACAAATGAGGAGCCTTACGGATAAAATAGCTAAGATGGAAGCAGAACTGCAAGCAGCTGAGCCTGTTAAGGTAGAGTTGCAGCAGGCACACTCTGAAGCTCAGAATTTGGTTTTAGCTAGGGAAGAACTTTTGTCCAAAGTGCATCAATTAAATCAAGATCTTCAGAGAGCCCATGTAGATGTGCAACGGATACCAGCTCTGATGGCAGAACTTGAGAGCCTCAGACAGGAATATCAGCATTGCAG GGCGACATTTGACTATGAGAAGAAACTTTACAATGATCACCTTGAATCACTTCAGGTGATGGAGAAAAATTATATGACCATGACTAGGGAAGTGGAGAAGCTTAGAGCAGAGCTGATGAATGCTTCTAATGTTGACAGAAGAACTG TTGGGCAATATGGTGGTGCCACTGGAAACAATGAGAATGATGCTTCCGGACATCCTGTGGGACAAAATGCATATGAAGATAGTTATGGTATTCACCAG AGACATGGTGCTCTACCACCTGCTGCTACTGGTGCAAATGCAGGTGCCGCTTCTGTTTACGGTGGAACTCAGTCTGGGTCTGGACCTGCATCTATGAGGTCCACCTACGAGATGTCTAGAGGGCCTGCCTATGATTTGTCAAGAGTGAGTGGTTATGAATCACAAAGGGTGCCTGCTTACAATGCACAGAAAGGACCCAGTTATGACGGTCAAAGAACCCATGTCTATGATGCACAAAGAGGAGCTGGCTATGACACTCAAAGAGGACCTGTAAATGATCCATCCCGGGGTGCAACCTATGATGCAGCAACTAGAAGTCTTGGCATGCAACACGTACAAGCAGCACCCCTGAATAATGGACCTTATGGATCTGCAACACCTCCTGGTCGATCTGGAAACGCATACGAGCCACCCACTCGTGGTGGAAATCCTGTTAGGAGGTGA
- the LOC108483367 gene encoding probable inactive receptor kinase At5g16590 produces the protein MKLMMSFSSTLLWITTLLVSVSSDLASDKAALVALRKAVGGRLLLWNLSSSPCNWTGVYCSGNRVVELRLPGMGLSGKLPIAIGNLTQLQSLSLRFNALFGPIPFDFPKLTSLRNLYLQGNGFSGEIPVFLFTLQNLVRLNLADNNFTGSIPESVNNLTRLGTLYLENNQLSGSLPDIDLPSLVQFNVSLNQLDGSIPKGLSNKPKTAFQGNALCGKPLELSCNGTDSSDSELSGGAIAGIVIGSVIAFILILVLLICLCRRRSGKKMEAQARDIGPSKQAEVEIPGDKVVSMENDHNHHHNNNTGNGLSGVVKKDAKSSGKGKKSLSFFRTGAEVFDLDNLLRASAEVLGKGTFGTTYKATLEMGLVVAVKRIKDVAVPEKELEAKMVAVGAMDHHNLVPLRAYYFSGDEKLLVYDYMPMGSLSALLHGNKGAGRTPLNWDTRSSIALGAARGITYLHSKGPLISHGNIKSSNILLTTSYEARVSDFGLAQFAGPTSNPNRVDGYRAPEVTDTRKVSQKADVYSFGILLLELLTGKAPTHTLLNEDGVDLPRWVQSVVREEWTAEVFDLELLRDPNVEEDMVQLLQLAIDCTAQYPDKRPSMANVTSTIEQLCRSTSEKESHQIHNEGPPSSLMD, from the exons ATGAAACTGATGATGTCTTTCTCTTCAACCTTGTTATGGATAACAACATTGTTGGTCAGTGTAAGCTCAGATCTAGCTTCCGACAAGGCAGCTTTAGTGGCTCTTCGAAAAGCTGTTGGTGGACGCTTACTTCTATGGAATCTGTCGAGCAGCCCATGTAATTGGACTGGTGTATACTGTAGCGGTAACAGAGTAGTGGAGTTAAGATTGCCTGGAATGGGACTATCAGGCAAGCTTCCTATTGCCATTGGCAACTTAACTCAGCTTCAATCACTTTCTCTTCGTTTCAATGCTCTTTTTGGGCCAATCCCATTTGATTTTCCCAAGCTTACTTCCCTTAGAAACCTCTATTTGCAAGGCAATGGATTTTCTGGTGAAATTCCTGTGTTTTTGTTCACTTTGCAGAACCTGGTTAGACTTAACCTTGCAGATAATAATTTCACTGGTTCGATCCCTGAGAGTGTTAACAATTTGACCAGGTTGGGTACTTTGTATTTGGAGAACAATCAATTATCTGGTTCATTACCAGATATTGATTTGCCTTCACTTGTACAATTCAATGTTTCTTTAAATCAGTTAGATGGGTCAATCCCAAAAGGATTATCAAACAAACCAAAGACTGCTTTTCAAGGGAATGCTTTATGTGGGAAGCCATTGGAACTTTCATGTAATGGGACTGATAGTAGTGATAGTGAACTTTCAGGGGGAGCCATTGCTGGTATCGTTATTGGTTCCGTGATTGCTTTTATATTGATTTTGGTTCTCTTGATATGTTTATGTAGAAGGAGAAGTGGTAAGAAAATGGAGGCTCAGGCAAGGGACATTGGCCCTTCAAAACAGGCTGAGGTTGAAATTCCTGGAGATAAGGTGGTATCAATGGAGAATGATCATAATCATCACCATAATAATAATACAGGTAATGGCTTATCTGGGGTTGTCAAAAAGGATGCAAAGAGCAGTGGTAAAGGTAAGAAGAGCTTGTCATTTTTCCGGACGGGGGCCGAGGTGTTCGATCTGGACAATTTGTTGAGAGCTTCAGCAGAGGTGTTAGGGAAGGGAACATTTGGGACAACCTATAAGGCCACATTGGAGATGGGGTTGGTTGTTGCAGTGAAGAGGATTAAGGATGTGGCGGTGCCAGAGAAGGAACTCGAGGCAAAAATGGTGGCTGTCGGAGCCATGGATCACCACAACTTGGTCCCGTTAAGGGCCTATTACTTCAGTGGGGATGAGAAGCTTCTTGTTTATGATTACATGCCCATGGGAAGCTTGTCTGCACTTTTGCATG GCAACAAAGGAGCTGGTAGGACACCATTGAATTGGGACACACGGTCAAGCATTGCACTTGGAGCAGCTAGAGGCATTACATACCTCCATTCCAAGGGACCATTAATCTCACATGGAAACATCAAATCCTCAAATATCCTACTCACTACATCCTACGAAGCTCGTGTATCCGATTTCGGTCTTGCTCAGTTTGCTGGCCCCACATCGAATCCCAACCGTGTTGATGGCTACCGTGCTCCGGAAGTAACCGATACTCGTAAAGTATCTCAAAAAGCCGATGTCTACAGCTTCGGTATATTGCTTCTAGAATTACTTACGGGAAAGGCACCTACACATACCTTACTGAATGAGGACGGTGTAGACCTCCCAAGATGGGTCCAATCCGTAGTTCGAGAGGAATGGACAGCCGAGGTGTTCGACCTCGAACTTCTAAGAGACCCCAATGTTGAGGAAGATATGGTCCAACTCTTACAACTTGCCATTGATTGCACTGCTCAATACCCCGATAAGCGTCCTTCCATGGCCAATGTGACGAGCACAATCGAGCAACTTTGTCGATCAACCTCCGAGAAAGAGAGTCATCAAATCCATAATGAAGGTCCACCTTCTTCATTAATGGACTAA
- the LOC108461315 gene encoding protein FLX-like 2 isoform X2, with the protein MGSKGRIPPPHLRRPLPGPGMVHSDPFGPGIPPRPGPFAHFDMLPPPEIMEQKLAAQHVEMQRLGTENQRIAATHGTLRQELAAAQHELQILHAQIGAVTSEREQQMRSLTDKIAKMEAELQAAEPVKVELQQAHSEAQNLVLAREELLSKVHQLNQDLQRAHVDVQRIPALMAELESLRQEYQHCRATFDYEKKLYNDHLESLQVMEKNYMTMTREVEKLRAELMNASNVDRRTVGQYGGATGNNENDASGHPVGQNAYEDSYGIHQRHGALPPAATGANAGAASVYGGTQSGSGPASMRSTYEMSRGPAYDLSRVSGYESQRVPAYNAQKGPSYDGQRTHVYDAQRGAGYDTQRGPVNDPSRGATYDAATRSLGMQHVQAAPLNNGPYGSATPPGRSGNAYEPPTRGGNPVRSLLL; encoded by the exons ATGGGAAGTAAAGGTCGAATTCCACCCCCTCATCTGAGGCGTCCTCTCCCTGGACCTGGCATGGTACATTCTGACCCATTTGGTCCAGGAATTCCTCCCCGTCCAGGTCCTTTTGCACATTTTGATATGTTGCCACCTCCAGAAATCATGGAACAAAAGCTTGCTGCACAGCATGTAGAGATGCAGAGACTTGGTACAGAAAACCAGAGAATTGCTGCTACCCATGGGACATTGAGACAGGAACTTGCTGCTGCACAGCATGAGTTGCAGATCTTGCATGCTCAGATAGGAGCTGTAACATCTGAAAGAGAACAACAAATGAGGAGCCTTACGGATAAAATAGCTAAGATGGAAGCAGAACTGCAAGCAGCTGAGCCTGTTAAGGTAGAGTTGCAGCAGGCACACTCTGAAGCTCAGAATTTGGTTTTAGCTAGGGAAGAACTTTTGTCCAAAGTGCATCAATTAAATCAAGATCTTCAGAGAGCCCATGTAGATGTGCAACGGATACCAGCTCTGATGGCAGAACTTGAGAGCCTCAGACAGGAATATCAGCATTGCAG GGCGACATTTGACTATGAGAAGAAACTTTACAATGATCACCTTGAATCACTTCAGGTGATGGAGAAAAATTATATGACCATGACTAGGGAAGTGGAGAAGCTTAGAGCAGAGCTGATGAATGCTTCTAATGTTGACAGAAGAACTG TTGGGCAATATGGTGGTGCCACTGGAAACAATGAGAATGATGCTTCCGGACATCCTGTGGGACAAAATGCATATGAAGATAGTTATGGTATTCACCAG AGACATGGTGCTCTACCACCTGCTGCTACTGGTGCAAATGCAGGTGCCGCTTCTGTTTACGGTGGAACTCAGTCTGGGTCTGGACCTGCATCTATGAGGTCCACCTACGAGATGTCTAGAGGGCCTGCCTATGATTTGTCAAGAGTGAGTGGTTATGAATCACAAAGGGTGCCTGCTTACAATGCACAGAAAGGACCCAGTTATGACGGTCAAAGAACCCATGTCTATGATGCACAAAGAGGAGCTGGCTATGACACTCAAAGAGGACCTGTAAATGATCCATCCCGGGGTGCAACCTATGATGCAGCAACTAGAAGTCTTGGCATGCAACACGTACAAGCAGCACCCCTGAATAATGGACCTTATGGATCTGCAACACCTCCTGGTCGATCTGGAAACGCATACGAGCCACCCACTCGTGGTGGAAATCCTGTTAGGAG TTTGCTACTATAA